One window of the Rosa rugosa chromosome 3, drRosRugo1.1, whole genome shotgun sequence genome contains the following:
- the LOC133739480 gene encoding uncharacterized protein LOC133739480 isoform X2 yields MEKSHETVAGDNKSSTHLLHMGSCHGDQEPRVWSSPGGGFEIDLGKRIFCNRSLNMKNIVAVGFDMDYTLAQYKPETFESLAYEGTVRKLVFDLGYPRELLDWTFDWKYMVRGLVLDKKRGNILKMDRHKYVKVAYHGFKELSKEDKVGIYGNTLLRDSFDEPDYALIDTLFSLAEAYLFAQLVDFKDNNPGKVPKGVDYAVIYKDVRAAVDLCHRDGTLKQMVAKDPSRYINEDTSIVPMLKMLRDSRRSTFLVTNSLWDYTNIVMNFLCESRTLDGSRKCNFDWLQYFDVVITGSAKPGFFHDGNRANLFEVEHESGMLINTDNGSPMAQVGSSPPAFSLKGTDKACRVFQGGSVGHLHKLLSIESSAQVLYVGDHIYGDILRSKKVLGWRTMLVVPELEREVELLWELRDTRKQLRLLRNERDLIEDKMHHLKWSLKFEDISAEEKQQLSSEYNALESQRAQVRFSHQDAQRKCHQKFHKTWGQLMKTGYQNSRFAHQVERFACLYTSQVSNLSLYSPDKYYRPSEDYMPHEFDIIPL; encoded by the exons ATGGAAAAGAGCCACGAGACTGTTGCAGGTGACAACAAGAGCTCGACACATCTTCTGCACATGGGTTCTTGTCATGGTGATCAAGAACCACGTGTGTGGTCATCTCCCGGAGGAGGGTTTGAAATTGATCTAGGAAAGCGTATCTTCTGCAACCGATCcttgaatatgaagaatattgtTGCAGTGGGGTTTGATATGGATTACACATTGGCACAATACAAGCCAGAAACCTTTGAATCTCTTGCATATGAAGGCACTGTCAGGAAATTGGTATTCGATTTAGGATACCCGCGCGAG TTGCTGGACTGGACATTTGATTGGAAGTACATGGTGAGAGGCTTGGTTCTTGATAAGAAGAGAGGCAACATCTTGAAG ATGGATCGGCATAAGTATGTGAAGGTAGCCTACCATGGATTCAAGGAGTTGTCTAAGGAAGATAAAGTTGGTATCTATGGAAACACATTACTAAGGGATTCCTTTGACGAGCCTGATTATGCTCTCATTGACACCCTTTTTTCTCTAGCTGAAGCCTACTTGTTTGCCCAATTGGTTGACTTTAAAGACAACAATCCTGGAAAGGTTCCAAAGGGTGTCGA ttaCGCTGTTATCTACAAAGATGTTCGAGCTGCAGTTGATTTGTGCCACCGTGATGGAACTTTAAAGCAAATGGTTGCAAAAGATCCTAGCAG GTATATTAATGAAGATACCTCCATTGTTCCCATGCTCAAAATGCTTAGAGATTCTCGCCGATCTACATTCTTGGTAACAAACAG TTTATGGGACTATACAAACATTGTAATGAATTTCCTCTGTGAGTCACGTACATTGGATGGTAGTAGAAAATGCAATTTCGACTGGCTTCAATACTTTGATGTCGTCATCACTGGCag TGCAAAGCCAGGCTTCTTCCATGATGGCAATCGTGCAAATCTGTTTGAAGTTGAACATGAGTCTGGGATGCTAATTAATACAGATAATGGCTCTCCTATGGCCCAG GTTGGAAGTTCTCCACCGGCATTCTCATTGAAGGGAACAGATAAGGCTTGCAGAGTTTTCCAGGGAGGCAGTGTTGGTCATCTTCATAAACTGCTTTCAATTGAGTCAAGTGCACAG GTTCTCTATGTTGGGGATCATATCTATGGTGATATTTTGCGTAGCAAAAAGGTTCTTG GGTGGAGAACAATGCTTGTTGTTCCAGAGCTAGAGAGGGAGGTTGAACTCCTGTGGGAATTAAGAGATACCCGCAAG CAACTTCGATTGTTGAGGAATGAACGTGACCTCATTGAGGACAAAATGCATCATTTGAAGTGGTCTCTGAA GTTTGAAGATATCAGTGCTGAGGAGAAGCAACAGTTATCTTCTGAATACAACGCTTTGGAG TCTCAAAGGGCTCAAGTGCGGTTCAGTCATCAAGATGCTCAGCGTAAATGCCACCAAAAG TTTCACAAGACTTGGGGACAACTCATGAAGACTGGTTATCAGAACTCTCGCTTTGCACATCAG GTTGAGAGATTTGCCTGCCTGTATACTAGTCAAGTTTCGAACTTGAGCCTGTACTCCCCGGACAAATACTACAGACCCAGTGAAGATTACATGCCCCATGAATTTGATATTATTCCCTTATGA
- the LOC133739480 gene encoding uncharacterized protein LOC133739480 isoform X1 produces MFFAAAPIPLSPIRNNPAGISASDSLLLLRFTLSSSSLISPRNLKCFLFKSSTMRIPKKPVSLCLALFSAPPELSSFSYSRIRFASSAILGQPDRSHSPGKRKGIHTVGGNQLRASYSMEKSHETVAGDNKSSTHLLHMGSCHGDQEPRVWSSPGGGFEIDLGKRIFCNRSLNMKNIVAVGFDMDYTLAQYKPETFESLAYEGTVRKLVFDLGYPRELLDWTFDWKYMVRGLVLDKKRGNILKMDRHKYVKVAYHGFKELSKEDKVGIYGNTLLRDSFDEPDYALIDTLFSLAEAYLFAQLVDFKDNNPGKVPKGVDYAVIYKDVRAAVDLCHRDGTLKQMVAKDPSRYINEDTSIVPMLKMLRDSRRSTFLVTNSLWDYTNIVMNFLCESRTLDGSRKCNFDWLQYFDVVITGSAKPGFFHDGNRANLFEVEHESGMLINTDNGSPMAQVGSSPPAFSLKGTDKACRVFQGGSVGHLHKLLSIESSAQVLYVGDHIYGDILRSKKVLGWRTMLVVPELEREVELLWELRDTRKQLRLLRNERDLIEDKMHHLKWSLKFEDISAEEKQQLSSEYNALESQRAQVRFSHQDAQRKCHQKFHKTWGQLMKTGYQNSRFAHQVERFACLYTSQVSNLSLYSPDKYYRPSEDYMPHEFDIIPL; encoded by the exons ATGTTCTTTGCTGCTGCACCAATCCCACTCTCTCCGATTCGTAATAATCCCGCTGGCATTTCCGCATCAGattccctcctcctcctccgcttCACCCTATCATCATCCTCATTAATCTCTCCTCGTAATTTGAAATGCTTCCTATTTAAGTCCTCTACCATGCGCATTCCCAAGAAGCCCGTTTCGCTCTGCCTCGCTTTGTTTTCTGCTCCTCCTGAATTGTCCTCCTTCTCTTATTCCCGGATTCGCTTCGCTTCCTCGGCCATTCTCGGCCAACCAGATCGCTCTCACTCTCCCGGAAAGCGGAAAGGAATTCACACAGTAG GAGGTAATCAATTGCGAGCCAGCTATTCTATGGAAAAGAGCCACGAGACTGTTGCAGGTGACAACAAGAGCTCGACACATCTTCTGCACATGGGTTCTTGTCATGGTGATCAAGAACCACGTGTGTGGTCATCTCCCGGAGGAGGGTTTGAAATTGATCTAGGAAAGCGTATCTTCTGCAACCGATCcttgaatatgaagaatattgtTGCAGTGGGGTTTGATATGGATTACACATTGGCACAATACAAGCCAGAAACCTTTGAATCTCTTGCATATGAAGGCACTGTCAGGAAATTGGTATTCGATTTAGGATACCCGCGCGAG TTGCTGGACTGGACATTTGATTGGAAGTACATGGTGAGAGGCTTGGTTCTTGATAAGAAGAGAGGCAACATCTTGAAG ATGGATCGGCATAAGTATGTGAAGGTAGCCTACCATGGATTCAAGGAGTTGTCTAAGGAAGATAAAGTTGGTATCTATGGAAACACATTACTAAGGGATTCCTTTGACGAGCCTGATTATGCTCTCATTGACACCCTTTTTTCTCTAGCTGAAGCCTACTTGTTTGCCCAATTGGTTGACTTTAAAGACAACAATCCTGGAAAGGTTCCAAAGGGTGTCGA ttaCGCTGTTATCTACAAAGATGTTCGAGCTGCAGTTGATTTGTGCCACCGTGATGGAACTTTAAAGCAAATGGTTGCAAAAGATCCTAGCAG GTATATTAATGAAGATACCTCCATTGTTCCCATGCTCAAAATGCTTAGAGATTCTCGCCGATCTACATTCTTGGTAACAAACAG TTTATGGGACTATACAAACATTGTAATGAATTTCCTCTGTGAGTCACGTACATTGGATGGTAGTAGAAAATGCAATTTCGACTGGCTTCAATACTTTGATGTCGTCATCACTGGCag TGCAAAGCCAGGCTTCTTCCATGATGGCAATCGTGCAAATCTGTTTGAAGTTGAACATGAGTCTGGGATGCTAATTAATACAGATAATGGCTCTCCTATGGCCCAG GTTGGAAGTTCTCCACCGGCATTCTCATTGAAGGGAACAGATAAGGCTTGCAGAGTTTTCCAGGGAGGCAGTGTTGGTCATCTTCATAAACTGCTTTCAATTGAGTCAAGTGCACAG GTTCTCTATGTTGGGGATCATATCTATGGTGATATTTTGCGTAGCAAAAAGGTTCTTG GGTGGAGAACAATGCTTGTTGTTCCAGAGCTAGAGAGGGAGGTTGAACTCCTGTGGGAATTAAGAGATACCCGCAAG CAACTTCGATTGTTGAGGAATGAACGTGACCTCATTGAGGACAAAATGCATCATTTGAAGTGGTCTCTGAA GTTTGAAGATATCAGTGCTGAGGAGAAGCAACAGTTATCTTCTGAATACAACGCTTTGGAG TCTCAAAGGGCTCAAGTGCGGTTCAGTCATCAAGATGCTCAGCGTAAATGCCACCAAAAG TTTCACAAGACTTGGGGACAACTCATGAAGACTGGTTATCAGAACTCTCGCTTTGCACATCAG GTTGAGAGATTTGCCTGCCTGTATACTAGTCAAGTTTCGAACTTGAGCCTGTACTCCCCGGACAAATACTACAGACCCAGTGAAGATTACATGCCCCATGAATTTGATATTATTCCCTTATGA
- the LOC133738669 gene encoding uncharacterized protein LOC133738669 isoform X1, which yields MASACCRLISTTSSATVTAISSFPPKPNPPISNHNSNHRRLTNLSRRDLALLSFITLVPPLSRPDPAFGFGISGPKDWLREQKKKASRFLLAPIDASRESLLAAHRLLMDDTNQEIEEVQRLFRSAARDCVVEDRSSFVAFQADTGVEVCTFRLVVKNAASLLGNKDPVKLEAESMLNDLIRSFSSLNVLVNESDVQLASQRKKVADSLMDTISSLDKFEQGIKDCLEA from the exons ATGGCTTCTGCTTGTTGCCGCCTTATCTCAACTACCTCCTCAGCCACTGTTACCGCCATTTCCTCCTTCCCTCCAAAACCAAACCCCCCAATttcaaatcacaactccaatcaCCGCCGACTCACAAACCTCAGTCGCAGAGACCTTGCTCTGCTCTCCTTCATCACTCTCGTCCCTCCCCTctctcgacccgacccggctttcgGATTCGGCATTT CAGGACCAAAGGATTGGCTCCGAGAGCAAAAGAAGAAGGCCTCAAGGTTCCTCTTGGCCCCAATCGATGCCTCTAGAGAGAGCCTCCTCGCGGCTCATCGATTACtca TGGATGATACGAATCAGGAGATAGAGGAGGTTCAGAGACTGTTCAGATCTGCCGCCAGGGATTGCGTTGTGGAAGACCGGAGTTCATTCGTTGCGTTTCAAGCCGATACTGGTGTTGAG GTTTGCACATTCCGTCTGGTTGTAAAAAATGCTGCATCATTACTTGGTAATAAGGATCCTGTAAAATTGGAAGCGGAATCTATGCTCAACGATCTTATAAG ATCATTCAGCTCTCTTAATGTATTGGTAAATGAGAGTGATGTTCAACTTGCCTCCCAAAG AAAGAAGGTAGCAGATTCACTCATGGATACCATATCATCCCTTGACAAATTTGAGCAGGGAATCAAGGACTGCCTTGAAGCTTGA
- the LOC133738669 gene encoding uncharacterized protein LOC133738669 isoform X2 gives MDDTNQEIEEVQRLFRSAARDCVVEDRSSFVAFQADTGVEVCTFRLVVKNAASLLGNKDPVKLEAESMLNDLIRSFSSLNVLVNESDVQLASQRKKVADSLMDTISSLDKFEQGIKDCLEA, from the exons a TGGATGATACGAATCAGGAGATAGAGGAGGTTCAGAGACTGTTCAGATCTGCCGCCAGGGATTGCGTTGTGGAAGACCGGAGTTCATTCGTTGCGTTTCAAGCCGATACTGGTGTTGAG GTTTGCACATTCCGTCTGGTTGTAAAAAATGCTGCATCATTACTTGGTAATAAGGATCCTGTAAAATTGGAAGCGGAATCTATGCTCAACGATCTTATAAG ATCATTCAGCTCTCTTAATGTATTGGTAAATGAGAGTGATGTTCAACTTGCCTCCCAAAG AAAGAAGGTAGCAGATTCACTCATGGATACCATATCATCCCTTGACAAATTTGAGCAGGGAATCAAGGACTGCCTTGAAGCTTGA